One window of the Xiphophorus couchianus chromosome 12, X_couchianus-1.0, whole genome shotgun sequence genome contains the following:
- the vps37ba gene encoding VPS37B subunit of ESCRT-I a produces the protein MSSFSTKFGGYTMTRLNEFLEDDEKLLKMVQETDEVQEVQQNKEKTLANNRTLAEQNLTLQPQLEHKKEQLTKSYSCLQESFESYQLRKSRLDHKSGATSLDILLALLQAEGAKIEEETENMADSFLDGDMTLDAFVDSYQNKRKLAHLRRVKIEKLQEMVQKGQHLLSQAAAVPSSRLQDVPAVSSLLADGNSSNSSPVAQPRRKPPAPPSQPPPVLSPTPTTTPQSPFFCPPSQYPPIPPRTGQSFPSVSTGYPSPYISQYPPALPQRPPPRLAPQPGFIIQ, from the exons ATGTCCAGCTTTTCCACCAAGTTCGGCGGCTACACGATGACTCGGCTTAATGAATTTCTAGAGGACGACgaaaaactcttaaaaatggTCCAGGAGACGGATGAG GTGCAGGAGGTCCAGCAGAACAAGGAGAAGACCCTGGCCAATAACCGAACCCTGGCCGAACAGAACCTGACCCTGCAGCCCCAGCTGGAGCACAAGAAGGAGCAGCTCACTAAGAGCTACAGTTGCCTTCAGGAGAGCTTTGAGTCCTATCAGCTCCGCAAGTCCAGGCTAG ACCACAAGTCAGGAGCCACCTCCCTGGACATTCTGCTGGCCCTGCTGCAGGCAGAGGGAGCCAAAATAGAAGAAGAGACAGAG AACATGGCCGACTCTTTCCTGGACGGCGACATGACCCTGGACGCCTTTGTCGATTCCTACCAGAACAAAAGGAAGCTGGCCCACCTGAGACGGGTGAAGATTGAGAAGCTGCAGGAGATGGTGCAGAAGGGCCAGCACCTCCTCTCACAGGCTGCTGCCGTCCCCTCCTCCCGACTTCAGGACGTGCCCGCTGTGTCGTCCCTCCTCGCCGACGGCAACAGCAGCAACTCCTCTCCGGTTGCCCAGCCCAGAAGGAAACCTCCCGCCCCTCCATCCCAGCCCCCTCCCGTTCTAAGCCCAACTCCAACCACTACCCCCCAGTCTCCTTTCTTCTGCCCGCCATCGCAGTACCCACCCATCCCTCCCAGAACAGGGCAGTCCTTCCCCAGCGTCTCTACCGGATACCCCAGCCCCTATATCTCTCAGTACCCTCCTGCTCTGCCTCAGAGGCCCCCGCCTCGTTTGGCCCCGCAGCCTGGGTTCATCATTCAATAA